Proteins encoded by one window of Anopheles maculipalpis chromosome 2RL, idAnoMacuDA_375_x, whole genome shotgun sequence:
- the LOC126557067 gene encoding protein pygopus — MTHNLGMASYRLPGPGLCPPDFKSPSESPQLPISAPSNPKKRRKTSNVVNSNAVTSQPTPTPSPQDLLPPPPTGYGDTIVASNPFDDTPPPTPASHLGHMGHPHGGGHGPGMMGHLGGGAMGHGGPMGPMNHMGPMHGGGGGHHMGPGPMGGHPHGPPPHGGPMGGPHGGGMPHGMGPHGMGPHGPPGHGSPHPVMGPGGPPHGPPGMGGPGPGGPQGPPMRGMSPMGMGSPMGHHHPGMHMNSGMGQMGGMPHGMQRGGMSPMGPGMGPGAQMGGLSPMGGAMNQSMSPMGPMGGMSPMSQQQQQQQQQQQQQMNSKSVGSPLSAGNIGSPMNSLPGMGSPHAAGGGGGGGGMLGSPMNTSGGHMNNGPMGPPMNSPLGNGPPNHVPLGPNSAGHSQTPQPVSAANVTVGGQTSPNVVMSGGPGSNSGVGMNSSNNRMNLPNGAMTNQQSGNLNQLPHQLGPMGANQQQQGGPQGPQGQQNSSQGGPSNQQPGGNQQGPSLPGGSQSSQQSQPLQPHPPPHGQQLPLPQQSPHAQHNPGGGGPGSGGGPGPGPGQQQQQQQQQMNQMVGPGPMGNSMGGMGMGPGGGPGGGGPANSMGGMNHHPHHHHHHHHGAANHHMGSGMGANNMQHHHMGGGGGGGGGVGGGLMPPHGNMPPGAGGGHRPPMHGGMGGPGGMMGGGPPMGGPMGGHMGGGGGGGMGGGGMVGGSPMQSPHIMGGGGGGMGPGGTMGGGGPMGGGPMGGLGPPGNGPNGPNHHHHMGMFGPKPMPVTSGKLYPPDQSKVFNPQNPNAPPIYPCGGCHKEVHDNDQGILCESGCNFWFHRTCSGLTEAAFNLIHAEVYAEWCCDKCLNSKNIPLVKFKP, encoded by the exons ATGACACACAATCTCGGCATGGCGTCGTACCGACTACCAGGACCCGGACTATGTCCGCCAGATTTCAAATCGCCCTCGGAATCGCCCCAGCTGCCCATATCCGCGCCGAGCAATCCGAAGAAGCGAAGGAAAACGTCCAACGTGGTAAACTCGAACGCGGTAACGTCGCAACCGACGCCGACACCCTCACCCCAGGACCTGctaccaccgccaccgaccGGATACGGTGACACGATAGTGGCATCGAATCCGTTCGATGATACGCCACCGCCAACGCCTGCCTCGCACCTGGGCCATATGGGCCATCCGCACGGTGGTGGCCACGGGCCCGGCATGATGGGTCATCTGGGTGGCGGTGCGATGGGACACGGTGGACCGATGGGTCCGATGAACCATATGGGACCGATGCATGGTGGCGGAGGTGGTCACCATATGGGACCGGGACCGATGGGCGGACATCCACATGGGCCGCCGCCACACGGTGGACCAATGGGTGGACCGCACGGTGGTGGTATGCCGCACGGTATGGGACCGCACGGTATGGGACCACACGGACCACCGGGTCACGGTTCACCTCATCCCGTAATGGGCCCGGGAGGGCCACCGCACGGACCACCAGGCATGGGTGGTCCAGGACCGGGTGGACCGCAAGGGCCGCCGATGAGGGGCATGAGCCCGATGGGTATGGGTAGTCCGATGGGTCACCATCATCCCGGTATGCACATGAACTCTGGCATGGGCCAAATGGGCGGTATGCCGCACGGGATGCAGCGAGGTGGCATGAGTCCGATGGGACCGGGCATGGGCCCGGGAGCGCAGATGGGTGGCCTTAGTCCGATGGGTGGCGCCATGAACCAGAGCATGTCGCCCATGGGTCCGATGGGAGGAATGTCCCCGatgagccagcagcagcaacagcagcaacaacagcaacagcagcagatgaATAGTAAATCCGTGGGAAGTCCGCTCAGTGCCGGCAACATTGGCAGCCCAATGAACTCGTTGCCCGGCATGGGATCTCCGCATGCTGCCGGCGGTGGGGGAGGCGGTGGAGGAATGTTGGGCAGTCCGATGAACACGAGCGGTGGTCATATGAACAATGGACCGATGGGTCCGCCAATGAACAGTCCGCTCGGAAATGGCCCACCGAACCATGTGCCACTTGGTCCCAACTCAGCCGGCCACAGTCAAACGCCACAACCGGTGTCCGCTGCAAACGTGACCGTCGGTGGCCAAACGTCACCGAACGTGGTGATGAGCGGCGGACCGGGCAGCAACAGTGGGGTCGGCATGAACAGTAGTAATAATAGGATGAACTTACCGAATGGTGCAATGACAAATCAGCAATCAGGGAACTTAAATCAATTACCTCATCAACTCGGACCCATGGGTGCgaatcaacagcagcagggcgGGCCACAAGGGCCCCAAGGCCAACAGAACAGTAGTCAGGGTGGGCCTAGTAATCAACAGCCCGGTGGCAACCAGCAAGGGCCCTCGTTGCCGGGCGGCAGCCAGTCATCGCAACAGTCACAACCGCTACAGCCTCATCCACCACCCCACGGTCAGCAACTGCCATTGCCCCAACAGTCACCTCACGCGCAACACAatcccggtggtggtggtccggGTAGTGGAGGAGGACCTGGCCCTGGCCCTggccagcaacagcagcagcagcagcagcagatgaaCCAAATGGTTGGCCCAGGTCCGATGGGTAACAGTATGGGCGGTATGGGAATGGGCCCCGGTGGTGGTCCCGGTGGAGGAGGTCCGGCCAACTCGATGGGCGGCATGAATCATCacccgcaccaccaccatcaccatcatcacggcGCGGCCAATCATCACATGGGCTCGGGGATGGGCGCCAACAACATGCAGCACCACCATATGGGTGGTGGGGGAGGTGGCGGTGGAGGTGTCGGAGGTGGTCTAATGCCACCGCACGGAAACATGCCACCGGGTGCAGGAGGCGGACACCGGCCACCAATGCACGGAGGAATGGGTGGTCCGGGCGGTATGATGGGTGGTGGACCGCCGATGGGAGGACCGATGGGTGGCCATATGGGTggaggaggtggaggaggcatgggtggtggtggaatgGTGGGTGGTAGTCCAATGCAATCACCACACATCATGGGTGGCGGCGGGGGCGGTATGGGCCCCGGTGGAACGATGGGTGGAGGTGGACCAATGGGAGGTGGACCGATGGGTGGACTAGGACCACCGGGAAACGGTCCAAACGGACcgaaccatcaccatcatatGGGTATGTTTGGACCGAAACCGATGCCAGTCACCTCCGGTAAACTATACCCGCCCGACCAGTCGAAGGTGTTCAACCCGCAAAACCCGAACGCCCCGCCAATCTATCCCTGTGGAGGATGCCATAAAGAGGTGCACGATAATGACCAGGGCATTCTGTGCGAATCGGGATGCAACTTTTGGTTTCATCG GACGTGCAGTGGACTGACGGAGGCGGCCTTCAACCTAATACACGCGGAAGTGTACGCCGAATGGTGCTGCGACAAGTGTCTCAACTCCAAAAACATACCGCTGGTCAAGTTCAAACCGTAG